The region ataatgataataagaataatattaaagtaaagtaaacaataatactatatataaatgtatatatatatgtatataatagaaatacacactactatataataataataaatatagaaatacaaaaagcaaatataataaaaatattaaattaaagtaataaaaaataatactatatataaaatatatatatacataaaaatatacactaatatataatagtaatagtgatagcaaaaataataaaaatataagtaatattaataatatattagaatacaaaagtaaagtaataacaataggggtgataataataataatacaaacaataatacatatatataataatagtagttagaaataaaaaataataaaagtaacaataatgatagtaataatataaataaatatggagagggcatatataatataataatataaaaaataatatatacatgagaaataataatgataatataaataatagtaaaaataataaaataataaaacaaagctctcaactctctttctccctcttttctaAATCTGGCCGTTGGTCCGGCTTTGCTTCGGTCATGGACCCCCACGGGCCGCcatcggcgccaccgtacacggcggccggacctcaaaaaaacctttttcgataatgaaaatatgggtaagcttcttacttttatttttactttcgtataaaaaaacaaaataaaattgaaaggaaaacaataaacaaacaaagaactaaagataagaatagacaaaagaaacctcttttgctttgatctttgattaatctccaaaaactagcctttccaagaaacaaaaataaccttttttacaaaaaaacacctccaaaaaacaaaaaaaacctcctccaaaacaaagaacaatccttctccaaaaaaccaaaaacccacctctaaaaacaaagtcttgaatgacttttatagccaaattttacaagtgGAGTGGTTGGGGTGGTTTAGGTGTCCAAGGCTGGTGGAGTTGGTGGCTAAGGTGGGTGGCCAACaaaggtggtggagtaggtggctaaggtgggtggccaacaaaggtggtggagtaggtggccaaggtttttatttatttatttatttattttttgtgtttgggTTGGGATTAGGTTGGTTTaagttgggccaaaattgggcctttACAGCAACTATGGTTAAAATCTTAGATTAGTACTTACTGAGAGCCTGAGTCTTTCTGCGGCGATCCTGGGTGAGAAAAGTGGTGGAAGGGACAACTTTCGCGGGACCGCAAGTGTATCCCGGTCCGGGACCGAGCAACGTAAAATTCTTCGGAAGCTTCACCGTCTTGTTCGAAGTACCAGCCATTCCAACACTGATTTGGAAAGCTGAGACCGCAGATTGAGGATCTATACCCCATGCTGGAAGCACACCACCTTTGCAACAATTGGAGTATTGTTGATTATAAGGAACACCAGGGAGCAAGTCTACAACCGTAGGTATTTTCTTGCAACAATGAGGTACATTTCCTTTGAACTGGGAGCAGTCACCTTGTTCAGTAGTTTGAGCTCCATTCATGGACCATATCACTTCTTTCTTAGCCCATGTCCACCCCAAGGTCCAACCAGGACTCATTATGTGCCGATACATTTGAAAATTGTTCATCGTCACAACAGCCTGCAAAAATGTTATTAGCATCATCATAAAGCTCAGATATTGAAACCCTTATCTATAATTTACACTTGCTTACCACGTAGCCATCGGGTGTCCAAGACACAATATCCCATTTGATTGTTAAGTTTCCATTTGGATCCAAAGGATCATAAGCAGCTGCAACTACAAAAAGGAACAAAGCCGAGATGACAAATCTCATGATCTACACTGACTGGTGGCAAATAGCAGGAACCAGATTCTGAATATAAGCAATTCTTTTGGAGTTAGGAGGATGAGTTACCAACTGGTTGTTAAGTACTTGCACTGTGTCTTATGGTTATGTATATAGATAGATATAATGCTAAGCTTTCCAAATCTTAAAGCAACTGCTAGGTTTAAGACAAAGCAGAAGACTAAAAGAGCTGTCTGAGCATAACATCTCAACTTATTGAGGGTGACTTTGTAAGATTTTTTTAACAACATTGAAGTGGTATAGGTAAGAAATCAAGTTCAAGTTGAGGTCAACATAATTACATATGAAAAAGTAATTACCAACAAGCATCATAAATGACAACATGTCCTAAGCTTCATTTATGTAATGTTGCTGTCAATCCTTCATTTCTTTTTTCACCTCACATACTAATATTAATtgtgcatatgtatatatatatattatatatattattttttgtacaAATGATTCAATAATaaggaaagaagaaagaagaaaaatcataAAGATGTGAGGAGATCTCAAAGTTTTGGAGTGATTTTTACACATATTAAAGTTTCAAAATTGCAAGTAACAATGAGTCATCGTTTATGAAAGAAGCAAAAGTAAATCATAAGAATTTGCCACCTAGTGCAAAATCTATAGCTTTACGTTCATGTTTCTAAAAGGAAATGAAAGcatttttaatattcaattatgtTGGCATGATGATAAGGGTGTTCACTATTTAAAGTGTGATTTAGGTTCAAGTTATGCTAATCACATTATTGTTAGATATTTTTAAGgggatgaaaaaaaattaaatttgtctcttttttttgttaaatttaaattgagtGATTCTTTGTCATAGAAAAGGTATACTACGACtgaagtcactaaactattagtaaatttatattttggtcactcaattttaaaaagttacaaaataatcattgaactatttgaaagttttcatttaagttgcTAGGTTGTtaagttttaaaaagaaaagtcaGCTACTGAGCTCCGAACAATGATTTGACGATCGGTAGAGTGGATCAGTACTTTTCAATCATTAGGAGAGcatatcttagatccaagtcaatctAACGGTCAATGTCAAAGATCAAAGaaaaaagttgtttggattttagtTTGCAAATTTGTGACGTTTAacgttgtttcatgaaaaaacttGAACCATAGAAAAAAAAGGGATGAAGAGCTTTCTGTCAGTGCAAACAATGTGAACAAAGAATGCCATACAATATCAATTTTAACAACTcagtaatttaaatgaaaattttcaaatagcttaatagtcattttgcaactttttaaagtaaaagtgaccaaaatataaacttactaataatttaatgaccttgAGTGTAATTTACCATAAAAATATCGAACTTTTTTTCGATAaagaatatttttgttttgggtGGAAAAACAATTGGGCCTTTGGATTAACAAATCATTACTATGGGGAAACTAAACAAAACCAATTGGGACAGAGAGGTCCAAACAGTAGAAAAAGCCCAAATTAAATTTACAGAGTtgcagaaaataaaaataaaaatttaaaataggtgGCCCATGCAGGTCTCGAACCTGCGACCTTCGCGTTATTAGCACGACGCTCTAACCAACTGAGCTAATAGGCCACTGTGGACAGGAACTTGCATGTTACATACAAGACATGGCCCAACTCAAGTTCATGAGTAAAACCTAGACCGTTCACATCAATGACCAGCTTTTTGCACATTAAGTATAAACTATTTAAAAGAGTTCCTACGTCAATAAAAGGGAGGAAAATCATTCTACAAAAAATGAAAATGTGTACAAGCTGTCTGTGGTGAAGAATCAGCCATCAGGATATATAGACCATTAGGCAAGGAATTAAAATGATACTGTGAAACGAAACTTCCTATGTGCCATATATCAACTAAGAGCTCAAGTGCAAAATCATCTCTTACAATTCCTCTCTAATATATAATCCCATGATATGCACACCTTCAAGAAGCCCAGGGCGTCATCTTCTCATCAAAGTACATTTCTGCCTGGTGTCAATGTGCATCATCGAGTTCCAAATGGAATCAAAACATAACCACTTGATGCACAATccctttcttacaaaagaaagaGATACCCTCTGCCGGAACTTAACCTCTGGACAACTAACAAACACACTTTTCCTTGGGAAGATTTTCAGCTCAATGGACGGAGGCGTCAAATCTTGGCTCATAGAAACAAACTTGACTATTGAATGACTGAAGAGCACAGCCGGCAATCCAAGACCAAACCTTCTTATCCACGTCATAAAGAAGGCCCTTCCCTTGGTTCCAAGATGTGAAGCAGATAAGATTATCCTGTCCAAAGCACTCGAATCTCTCAGCTGATAGCCTCAATAAAGCTCGAAAATACTTGGGTGGCATTCTACTTATCTCTACCCACATAATCTTAGCATGATCCAATTCCCAAATTCTCATACTCTGTAAAGTACTATAGAGACCAATTCTTCCAACCAGAAACAGGCGCTTGTGTGTCCCAGCAACCAAATAACCATCTAACAAAGATCTAGGGAACTTTGCTGGAATATGTTCCCAATATCCCAAGTCCAGTCGATACATCATCAAGCCAAGCGGTGAAAGGGTTTCCAAGTATAACCTGGAGTCACAATACGCCATCTTCGAGGAGCAAAGATTAACTGCAGGCATTATCTGGTGAACTGTCCACTTATCAATCTTTGAATCGTAAACTTCAGTGGGGAGTGACCTATCACCATAAATATCACTAGTCGCTATAACTTTAAATGATTTGTCAGTTCGATCCACAACCACAATCAATTGTCTTTGCTGGTCATAGTTCATGCTTGGAAGTGTTCTCCAAGTTTGCGTAAGAGGATTACATACTAAAGTTCTGAATGTTAGACCATCGAGTCCAGAAAAGCAAACTAGACCACCCGAAGAGCCAACCAACCAGAAGGCCCACTGAGGCAAAAAATTGAAGGGAATTCGATACCATGTTTTTAATGGCAGGCTAAACACGGAGCATTGTGGAGTCTGTGAGTTCTTCCAAAATGTAAGCAAACAAGGCCCATGTGATGGCACTTGTGAATGAAACTTAAGAAAACTATGATCTTGAAGTATCAAATTCCATCTTTTACAAACTGAACGAAGCCGAAATATCATAAATGGGGGAACCCTTGCTAAAATCTCATTCAGTAAGTCCTCAGGCAACATTGCCCATATGTTATCTTCCATTTGAACATCAGGATGAACCACCTTACCAAATGTAGCAACTGTTTCCTCATCTAAACCCCGTGGTTTAGTCTTTATCACCTTCTGCCTAGAGGGACTAGTGTTCCTCGACCCTACACGACCGGATGGGCT is a window of Gossypium hirsutum isolate 1008001.06 chromosome D08, Gossypium_hirsutum_v2.1, whole genome shotgun sequence DNA encoding:
- the LOC107937998 gene encoding F-box/kelch-repeat protein At5g15710, which translates into the protein MAGSGISSESGSGAFRDDENCHKQVSPIRGGGSRNTSPSGRVGSRNTSPSRQKVIKTKPRGLDEETVATFGKVVHPDVQMEDNIWAMLPEDLLNEILARVPPFMIFRLRSVCKRWNLILQDHSFLKFHSQVPSHGPCLLTFWKNSQTPQCSVFSLPLKTWYRIPFNFLPQWAFWLVGSSGGLVCFSGLDGLTFRTLVCNPLTQTWRTLPSMNYDQQRQLIVVVDRTDKSFKVIATSDIYGDRSLPTEVYDSKIDKWTVHQIMPAVNLCSSKMAYCDSRLYLETLSPLGLMMYRLDLGYWEHIPAKFPRSLLDGYLVAGTHKRLFLVGRIGLYSTLQSMRIWELDHAKIMWVEISRMPPKYFRALLRLSAERFECFGQDNLICFTSWNQGKGLLYDVDKKVWSWIAGCALQSFNSQVCFYEPRFDASVH